One segment of Coffea arabica cultivar ET-39 chromosome 7c, Coffea Arabica ET-39 HiFi, whole genome shotgun sequence DNA contains the following:
- the LOC113700148 gene encoding uncharacterized protein encodes MRVKKQKRHRKAVRFYAACFGFREPFKVLCDGTFVHHLLLNKITPADTALANALGAPVKIFTTRCVLGELRSLGDSYAESLNAARNLLTARCDHEKRKSAVSCITDIIGENNSEHFFVATQDAELRKKFQKVPGVPLIYGLRNALFLEQPSAFQHQFVRSVEEDHSHMTDLEYKLLNVKKKNVAFEEAKDSSDANEDKNDGTFTVQAIQTNFRKKRDLKDTVQFKRKRSKGPNPLSCKKKKPRENTNNAASVKENGNGDTTVRSRNRKRKRSRKSKNVSKANV; translated from the exons ATGAGAGTAAAGAAGCAGAAACGCCATCGAAAAGCTGTCCGATTCTATGCAGCTTGCTTTGGTTTCAGGGAGCCTTTTAAAGTTCTGTGTGATGGAACTTTTGTGCACCACCTGCTTCTCAATAAGATCACTCCTGCTGATACTGCGTTGGCTAATGCTTTAGGTGCCCCAGTAAAGATTTTCACTACCAG ATGTGTTCTTGGCGAGTTGAGAAGCCTTGGTGACTCCTATGCTGAATCTCTTAATGCAGCTCGTAACCTATTAACCGCAAG ATGTGACCATGAGAAACGGAAGAGTGCTGTCAGTTGCATAACTGATATTATTGGAGAAAACAATTCTGAGCATTTCTTTGTGGCTACTCAGGATGCTGAATTGCGGAAGAAATTTCAAAAG GTACCAGGTGTTCCTCTTATTTATGGCCTTCGGAATGCCTTATTTCTTGAACAGCCGTCAGCTTTTCAACACCAGTTTGTTAGATCTGTTGAGGAAGATCATTCACATATGACTGACTTGGAATACAAGTTGTTGAAtgtaaagaaaaagaatgtaGCCTTTGAGGAAGCAAAGGATTCTTCTGATGCcaatgaagacaagaatgatggTACATTTACGGTTCAGgccatccaaacaaattttagaaaaaagagAGATTTAAAGgacacagttcaattcaagagAAAGAGATCTAAG GGTCCAAACCCACTGTCCTGTAAGAAGAAAAAACCACGTGAGAATACAAATAATGCTGCTTCAGTAAAG GAAAATGGGAATGGAGATACAACCGTGAGAAGCAGGAATAGAAAAAGGAAGAGGTCACGTAAGAGTAAAAATGTTTCAAAAGCCAACGTCTAG